The Aminipila terrae nucleotide sequence TATGTCAATTAAGGAAAATATCAGAGAAATAAATGAGATTAAAAATGAGGCAGCTGCAAAAGCAGGTAGAAATGGAGATGATATTCTTCTTGTTGCGGTAACAAAAACCAGACCTTATGAAGATCTTAATGAAGCCATTGATGCAGGAATTACGGATATCGGTGAGAACAAGGTTCAGGAAATCATGGACAAGTATGATTTTGTTAAACCTGTAAGATGGCATTTAATAGGTCATCTGCAGACAAACAAAGTAAAATATATTATTGATAAAGTATCCATGATTCATTCCGTTGATTCCATAAAGCTTGCCGAGGAAATCAATAAAAGGGCAGCACAGCATAACTTAACAATGGACATACTTATTCAGGTAAATGCAGCGCAGGAAGAAAGTAAATTTGGTATAACAACCGATGAAACGGAAAATATGATTCATTATATTCTGAAAAACTGTCCAAATATAAACATAAGAGGCTTGATGTGCATAGCACCGTTTGAAGATAATCCTGAGGATGTAAGGATTTTCTTCGCTCAGGTAAAAGAGCAATACGACAGGTTCTCAAAAATACAGCATGAACGATTAGATTTTAAGTATTTATCCATGGGAATGTCACATGATTTTGAAGTTGCTATTGCAGAAGGTTCAAACCTTATCAGAGTAGGAACTGCGATTTTTGGGGCAAGAAACTACAATAAAACCGTATAGGAGGTTAATATGGGACTTTTTGGAATGTTTAAAGATTTAGTAGGTATAGAAGATGTGGATGACGACATTCAAGAAGAAGAAATTCAGGCTGCAGCTGCAGAGCTTGAAAGAAAATCTGTAGAAACAAGGAATTCATTTACAACACCAAGACCGGAAATAAGGGAACCTAAAGTGGTACCAATGCAAAGTAAACCAATGACAGCGAACACTGTTCCGTTTAAAATGGTAGTTATTGAACCTAAGGGTTTTGACGAATGCCCTAAATTAGTAGATAACTTAAAAGCAAAGAAACCGATTATAATAAATCTTGAAAAAATAGAATCAGATACTGCAAGAAAGATTTTCGACTTTTTAAGTGGTGCTACATATGCTGTAAATGGTAATGTACAGAAAATTGCCAATAACATCTTTGTTTTTGCCCCTGAAAATGTAGACATTTCAGCTAATGTTGACCATAAGGGTATAGATTTTAGTGGAAACGTAAAAAGCCCCTGGAGGTAATAGAATATGAAATTTTTATTAATTAATGCAGTTGGTTGGTTTTGTGATATCCTGATATTTCTGCTTTTAGCCAGAGCTGTTTTAAGCTGGTTTGTTATGGGACAATATAATAACCTGTATAGAGTTTACGAGATTATTTGCAATATCACAGAACCCATTGTTGCTCCGTGCAGAAGACTTTCTATGAGATTAAATACAGGGATGCTGGATTTATCCGTGTTTTTTGCATTTTTTCTTGTATCTATTGTCAGAAAAATCATTATTACAATACTGATAATCATTATGTAGGGTAGTACTAATATAAAATTTGGGAAGGACTTAAAATATGATTACTCCATTAGATATACAAAATAAAGAATTTTCAAAAGGTGTCAGAGGATATAAAGAAGAAGAAGTAGATAGCTTCTTAGATATACTGACCATTGATCTTGAAAAGATAATCGGCGAAAATGCAGCCCTTAAGGAAGAAGTAAAGCACCTGGGGGAAGAACTTGAAAAATACAGAGGTTCAGAAACGGCCGTAGTGGAAACCCTGGAAGCTGCAAAAGCCTTGATGCGGGATATTGCTGTCAGTTCAGAGAAAAGAGCTGAGATTTTGTTAAAAAATGCAGAACTGGATGCACAGCTGATTACCAGAGAAGCAAAAGAATCTGTAGAAAGACTGACGGAAGAGAGTGCTAACCTGAGAAACAGATTTGTAACTTTTAAATCAAAATATAAGAATCTCTTGGAATCTGAGCTGGAAAGATTTGATGCACTGAGCAATGAGATTTTTACAGAATTCGGTGATTTAGGAGTTAGAACTAACCCTTCACAGAAAAACAGTGTCCAGGAAGCAAAAAATGAAAATGCAGAACATAGCACCAAGATTATTTCAGAGATTGAATCTGGCGTAGATGATTTAAAAAAGACAATGATAAATTTAAGAGTAGGAGATGGGGCACATTAATTGCCACATAAAATTTTATATGTACTATATTGTAATTATTGCGGCTGTAATGCTGGATCAGCTGGTTAAATATATAATCAGGGTTAATATGGATTTATATGAGACGATTCCTATTATTAATGGTGTATTTCATATAACTTATATACAAAATACAGGGGCAGCATTCAGCATGTTCAGTGGACATACAGGGATACTTGCGCTTATAACAGTTATTATTACTATAGGTATACTGGTTTATTTGTTTAAACTCAGAAGAGGCGGCCATCGGATGCTGATGCTGTCATTATCTCTGATTGCGGCAGGTGGCCTGGGTAATATTGTAGACCGGGTAATGTTAAAGTATGTGGTAGATTTTTTTGATCTAAGAATCTGGCCTATTTTTAATCTGGCTGATGTTTATGTGTGTTGCGGCTGTGGGCTTTTAGTGATTTATATATTTTTTATAGAACCAAAATTAAATGCACAAAGGGACATATAAGATGTGTGAAGAAAATTCATTTGAAATAATAATTAATGAAACATTAGAAGGGACCAGAATTGATTTGGCCCTTTCTTTGGCATATAAAGAAAAATCCAGAAGCTTTTTTCAAAAACTTCTGGAATCCGGAAATGTAGAAATAAATGGACAGATAAATGACTCCAAGAAATACAAAGTAAAATCTGGAGATGTTATTCGTGCTATAATTCCTGAGCCTCGATTACTTACGGTTGAACCGGAAAATATACCTTTAGATATTTTTTATGAAGATCAGGATGTATTGGTAGTGAATAAACCTAAGGGCATGGTGGTCCATCCAGCTAATGGAAATGAATCAGGAACCCTGGTAAACGCTGTCATGTACCATTGCGGGGATAGCCTCTCTTCCATAAACGGAGTCATCAGACCGGGAATTGTGCATAGAATAGATAAGGATACCAGTGGGCTTCTGATGATAGCAAAGAATGACCGGGCACATAACTGCCTGGCGGAACAGCTGGCAGAACATAGTATAACAAGAGCTTATCGGGCAATTGTATATCATAATTTCTCAGAGGATGAAGGAATGGTAAACAAACCCATAGGGAGAGATCCCCATGACAGACTGCGGCAGGCAGTTACTGACATTAACAGTAAACGTGCGGTTACTCATTACAGGGTACTGGAAAGGTTTGGAGCATTTACGCTGATTGAAGCACGGTTGGAAACTGGGAGAACTCATCAGATAAGAGTTCATATGGCATATATAAAACATCCTCTTTTAGGTGATATGGTTTATGGACCTAGGAAAAAAGTCCTGGGGGTAGACACTCAGATGCTTCATGCTAAAATTCTGGGATTTAAGCATCCCACTACAGGTGAGTATATGGAATTTGAAAGCCCTTTGCCAGAGGAATTTGAAACAGTATTAAGAAAGTTAAGGAAGGAATAAGATGGAAAAAGTTTCATTTAAACCGGGAACAATGCTGAATCCAGTACCGGTGGTCATGGTTTCCTGTGGTGCAGATTCTTCACAGCACAATATCATTACCATCGCGTGGACTGGTATAATAAATTCAGAACCGCCAATGACCTACGTATCTGTAAGAAAGTCAAGATATTCCCATGCGATTATAAAAGAAACCGGAGAATTTGTCATTAATTTATGCGACGAAAAACTGGCTTTTGCTACGGATTACTGTGGCGTCAAATCTGGAAGAGATGTAAATAAATTTAAGGAACAGAAACTTACTCCTGTAAAAGCGGAAATAGTTAACTGCCCCATGATTGGGGAATCTCCAGTAAATTTGGAATGCAAAGTTACTCAGGTGTTAGAACTTCCTACTCATGATATGTTTATAGCAGAAATTGTTAAAGTTCATGCAGATAAAGGGATTATTAATGATAAAGGAAAGATTCAATTAGAGAAGGCAGATTTAATCTGCTACAATCATGGGGAATATTTTGGGATAAAGCGAAAACCTATTGGTAAATTCGGTTATTCCATTATGAAATCAAAAACCAGAAGACGCATTCACAAAGAGAAACTGGAGGAACGAAAAAAAGTCAAGGACGGTAAAAACAAAAAATACCGGAGCTAGTTCATTGTGCCATAGGGACAATTGGAGAGAAAATTTCCGCTTGTCAAGAGAAAATTTTAACTGAATATAAGTTTTTAAGTGTAAAAATGGGTCTTTTAAGTGTAGAAGCCCATTTTTTCTTATTTTGTGATATTATTTAGACAAAAGGGTGCCAATTTATTTTTTGTACAAGGAGGGAAAGAGATATGAAAAATCAAAGGCAGGAGGACCTTCCTCTTTCTGCCCCAAATTCAGAGGGGAATGTTTGGCCAAAACAGGTTTGTCCAGTTTTTGAGCCGAGGGTGGATACGCCGGAGGAAGTTAGGCAGTGCTGGTATTGTCGATTCGCCGATTTTCATTTAGACAAGCCTCGCTCATTGGATGTGGGTGTATGCTACTGGCCCAGAAAGATAATAAAATGATTTATGGAAAAATACTTCTAAAAAATCAATAGAAGTAGCATTAGAAGTAAAAGGCAGAGAGGGAATACTCCCTGTCTGCCTTTACATGCCGCCTATATTCACCACAGTTTAAGAAATATTTCTAGGACTCCCTGGAGAAATAGTCTGGCGTTTTTATGTAAATAAAGCGCAAATAATTTTCGAATATTGGGATTAAAAATAGTGGCGTCATTATAACTGAAATTTTTATGTTGTATTTAATTAAATAAAATGATTAATCATTTGTTTCATATTTTAGCCGAACTGATATAGCCAATGCAATCTTCGCAAATATATCCCCCATATAAGCAATATTATTGTAGCTTTTGCCACAAATGGTGCATTTGTTTTTAGTGTTTTCTTTCATCATCTCTAAACTTCCTTTCCATTTAAAACTTAGGTACACTTTTAATGGATAATTTAATATTAAAATTAGCTTTATTTACATTATCAGTGTAATTTACTCATAACAAAATATCAAGAAAAAAGTAGTTAAATGTAATAAATAGTACCAAAAATGTAATATTTTGGACAAAGCGAGCTGCTTAGTCTAAAAATGACTTTATCAATTGTTTGCTGTCATAACTTGATTTAATATAGAAATTTGTGTATTATTAATTCTTAGATAGATGTTGATGAACTTTAGGAGAGTAAACAGATGAAACGTTTTTTAATATTATTAATGATAACAGTTTTGTTGGGAACCACTGCATGTATGAATGTCTATGCAGACACTAAATATAATCAGAGTGCCGCGGAAAATATAGTAACCAGAATTGACGAATACGTTGAACCGTATCTTGGAACCGATACTCTGAACAATTATGATAACGGAAGAGCTATCCAGTGTCATGCTTTTACAAATTATGTATGGCGTAATGTGTTCGGCTATGATGTATATAGCAGTAAATGCCACAGGACTGAGGCTAGTAATGATTACGATAAGCTGGGAGAATACATAAACAATTATGCAAGACCGGGAGATATGCTCAGAGTGGACGGTAAGCACTCCATGGTAATAACAAGTTTTGATGAAGATACCGTAAGTGGTTATGACTGGCTTTATAATAAGAAAGAACGAAAATGTACATATACCTGGCAGGGCGTTAAAGACTGGGGGGATGGTACGCAGAAATACTGGCTGTATCAGATTGATGACAGTGTATATAACCTGTTTGAAGACTCCGGATATAAAGTGGACAAGCTATTTGGACCAAAACCTGGTGAAAAAATGGATTCATCTGATTCTGGCAGTTCTAAGGATTCAGATACAGGGCAGGATGTACAACAGCCAGATCGAGGTGATGTAAATAGGAATAATTATGGAAAAATTATTGTTCAGATAAATAATCCAGTGATGACTGCAAACGGCACATACCAGAACATAGATTCCCTAGGGACAGTGCCTGTTATTGTAAATGAGCGGACTCTTTTGCCAGTCAGGGCCATTGTGGAAGCTATGGGCGGAACCGTAGGCTGGAATAACGATACAAGAACAGTCAGCTTAAAATATAAGAATACAAATATGGAAATGACCATTGACAGTACCACCATGAAAGTCAATGGAAAGCAAGTCAAAATGGATGTTGCACCAATGATAATAAATGATAGAACACTTCTCCCTATTAGATACATTACGGAAAATATGGGGGGAAGGTTGAATGGTTTGATACCATTCAAGCCGTAGCTATAACCTATGAGATGTAAAAAAAGACCTGTCAGATTTTGAACTGACAGGCCTTTTTTATTGAAATGATGACTGGTCCTGAGGAAGAGCGGGATTTACATATACAGTCCGGTTATTAGTGAATATCACCATACCAGGTTTTGCACCTGCCAGTTTTTTTACATATTTAACCTGTACATAATCCACTGGAACATTTTCTGAATCCTTACCCTTACTGTGATAAGCGGCAATAGCAGCAGCTTCAAAAATAGCTGATTCCGAGATTTCTCTGCCATCTGTAAAAAGTATTACATGGGAACCGGGGATGTCTTTTGTATGAAACCACACATCTTTGGAAGAGGCCATTTTAAAAGTAAGATAATCGTTTTCCTTGTTATTTCGTCCAACCAGAATTCTAAAACCTTCACTTGTGGAATATGGACGAGGAGCTGGTTTAGATTTTGCAGGTTTTCCATATATTTTACGCTTTTTTAAATAACCTGCTTCCACCAGTTCATTTCTGATTTCTTCTATTTCTTCAACAGAATCGGCATTTCCAATAAAAACAGAAATGGATTCCAAATAATCAATATCGATAGTGGTTTCATCCAGTTGTATTGCTTTCTCTTTTATAGCTGTTTTAGATTTACCATATTTTTTAAAATAATTTTGTGCGTTCTTAGAAGGAGAAATTTTTTTATCTAAAGGGATGGTTATTTCGTTGCCATTATAATAGTTTATTAGGGTGACTTTGCTGTCACCTGTATTAAACAGATGAAGGTTGGCCGTAAGCAGTTCACCAAATAACCTGTATTCCTCTGAATTTTCAGCTTTCAGAAGATCTTCTGAAAGGCGTTGCTTTTTTAAATATAATTTATCCAGATTATTTTTTACAGCTTTTTCTAAATCAGTACTCTTCTGTCTGATTCGATTGGAAGAAGTCCTGTGAGAGTAAAAGAATTCAATGGCACTGGATATTTCACAGAAATTTTCTGTTTCATAAATTCCTTCTAATGACATAATTGGAATCGCATGAAATTCAACAGGAATATGATTTTTATCAAGATAAACCACTGGAGATAAATTTCCATTCAACAAATTTCCGGTAAGCTGTGATAAGTTTTGGTATACCGTCTTTGAAGTCTGTCTGGCTTCTTCTATGTTATATGGAATTTCAGATGAAATTTCCAAACCCTGTGTAAGCTGTTCTGCTATGATGGGACTTATACCCTGTATACCGTTAAGCAATGATTTAGCCAGTTTGCCTGGTGTGCACTGACAAAGCCGTTCTATCTCTTCCAGCGTGATCTGACTGAAAGGAATTTTGTCCTGTGAAGGTGGATATTCATAAAGTTTCCCAGGAAGAATCTGCCTGATTCTGTTGACATCAATAGAGATTCGTTTAATACTGTCTATAATTTTGTTGCTTTCTACATCTACAAGGATAATGTTACTATGCTTACCCATTATTTCTATAATAAGTTTTTTGTTTACATTGAAACCAAGTTCGTTAACGGTCTCAAAGGGTATTTCTACAATTCTTTCACAATCCTTCTGAGTAATTTCAGTGATACGTCCTCCCTGAATGTGTTTACGTAATAGCATACAGAAAGTCATTGGAGCTGGTGGATTGGGAACGGATTCTGTAATCAGATTAATCCGGGCATTACTGCTGTTACAAGAAAGATACAGTTTAAAATTTCCTTCTTTTGAATGAATATGAAAGACTAGTTCATCGTTTTCCGGCTGGTATACTTTTTCCAGTTTACCCCCCGAAAGTTTTTTATTCAATTCATGGGTTACCGCATGAACTGCTATGCCGTCAAAAGCCATATGAATACCTCGTTTTCTTATTTATGAAGCAATATTGCATATTAATATAGTTTTTTATTTTCTAAATATTGTTTAGCAATACGGCCTGTTTTATTGTATAATTAATACCAGTGGACTGTCTAAAGAATTACTGGCTCACTAATGTAGTATAAAGTATACATGCGGATAAATCAACTGAGGAGAAGAATGCCCATGATAAAAAGTATGACAGGCTTCGGCAGAAGCGAATATAGTGATGGAAAAAGGAACATAATCGTAGAAATAAAATCTGTAAATCACAGATATGGTGACATAAATATTAAAATGCCCAGACGTTATTCTTTCGCAGAGGATAAGGTAAAGAATACTGTAAAAGATATTGCAAGGCGTGGAAAAATAGATGTATCTATTATTGTGGAGAATGTTACAGAGGATGATACTACTGTTAAATTGAACAGTATGGTAGCCAGACAGTATTATGATAATTTAAAGGCTTTACAGTCAGAGTTTAACTTAAGCGGTGACATTACACTTCAGTTCCTGGCCACATTGCCAGATGTAATGAAGTCTGTGCCTGATGTGGAAGATGAAGAGGAAATTTGTAAAAGTCTTTTGGTACCAGTCAAAGCAGCAGCTCAGAAGTTAGATGAAATGCGTATTGTTGAGGGAAGTAAGCTGGCTGAAGATTTAATTATGAGGGGCGGACTGATCAGAGATCTGGTTAAGAGTATTGAAGACCGGTCTCCACAGGTTACCGTGGCATATACAGAAAAGCTAAGAGAAAGAATTAAAGAACTAATCGGGAACAATGTGATAATTCCCGAAGACAGGATTTTAGTTGAAGCAGCAATATTTGCAGATAAGTGCAGCATTACAGAAGAACTGGTAAGACTGGACAGCCATACGATACAACTTTCCAGTATTATCACAAAAAGTAATCAGCCAGATGGAAAGAAACTGGACTTCCTGGTGCAGGAAATGAACCGGGAGGCTAACACCATAGGTTCTAAAGCCAATGATATAGAAATTACGAATCTCATGCTGGAGATAAAAAGTGAAATAGAAAAAATCAGAGAACAGGTACAAAATATAGAGTAATTCCATTATTCATATTGAATATAAGACTTGTTTATGTTATAATATTCATTCCAATATAAATGATAAGGAAGGAAGCTAAATGGATAAAGGACGATTATTTGTTGTTTCCGGGCCATCTGGAGCAGGAAAAGGTACTATATGCCAAAAACTAGTGGAAGACACAAATATTGAACTGTCTGTGTCCATGACCACCAGAAATCCCAGATCTTTTGAAAAAGATGGTATAAACTACTATTTTGTTACGAAAGAAGAGTTTCAAAAAACAATAGCAGAGGATGGACTGTTGGAGTATGCAGAAGTTTATGGCAACTACTATGGGACACCGAAAGAAATGGTTATGCAGAAATTGAATGAAGGCAAAGATGTTATACTGGAGATTGATATTCAGGGTGCAATGAACGTAAAACAAGCATATCCAAAAGGAGTATTTATCTTTATTTTGCCTCCATCCATGGCAGAACTTCGTAAGAGGATTACAGGGAGGGGTTCTGAAACAGAGGATGCAATAAATATGAGATTAGGAGAGACCTTAAAGGAAGTTTCCTATATAGATAAGTATGATTATTGTGTTGTTAATGGAGAACTTTCGGAGGCGGTAGAGAGAGTCAGAGCGATTGTTAAGGCTGAACATTCCAGAGTTTCTGAAAGTATACTTCACTTGATAAAAAAGTATGAGGAGGAGATATAAATGTTATATCCATCAATTAATGAAATAAGAAAGAAAGCTGACAGCAGATATACGCTGGTGATTTTAGCAGCAAAGAGAGCCAGGGACATTATTGACGGTAAGCCAAAACTTACACAGGCTCTTACGGAAAAGCCCGTATCCATTGCGGCAAATGAAATTGCAGAGGATTTGATTACTTATACTAGAAATAATTAATTTAAAGCGAGTTTTACTCGCTTTTTTCTTTTGTCCTGTAAATAAATCTATAAAGCATATTAATTTAACCAGCTCTCCTGATTAAAATAAAGGAGTGTTTATGGAGGACCGTTTTATTGTTTTAAAATTTAAGGGCGAAGTCAGAAAGATCATTCCTCAGGAAATTGTTTTTGTTGAACAGAATTTGAGAAAAGTTTTGTTTCATTTGAATTCTGAGGTTTGTGGTACCTACGGAAAAATTGAAAATTATGTAGAGCATTTACCACGAGAATTTTACCAATGTAATAAAAGCTATGTGATTAATCTTGATAAGGTAGTTAAGATGGGAAATCAGGTTATATATTTTTCAGATGGAAAAGATATAAGAATAGGAAGACAGAGTTTTCATGGGGCAAAAAAAGCATTTTTAAAGTTTGCATCACAGTCTGAATCATAAGATATTACAAATAAGTTTTGGCTTGGAGAGCAGGCGGAATTAATATACTGCAACAAAAAACTTTATATTTAGTAAAGTTTTTTGTTGCAAATACTGTGTTTTTATAGTATAGTATTTGATGGTTATTTGTGTAAACAACATTGTCACAATAAAGTTTGCATAAACCAATAAAATTTTATTATTTTGCACACCGGATGACTTGAAAACAGGTGCCGTAATGGTTGTTTCCAAGGTAAATCCCGGTGGAAGTAAAACCAGGAGGAAAAAACAATGGCAGTAATTTCAATGAAACAATTACTAGAAGCAGGTGTACATTTTGGGCACCAGACAAGAAGATGGAACCCTAAGATGGCTCCTTACATTTTTACAGAAAGAAACGGAATCTATATTATTGACCTTCAGAAGACAGTAAGAAAAATCGATGAAGCTTATGAATTTATGAAGGAAGTAGGAGCATCCGGAAAGCCCGTTTTATTTGTAGGAACAAAAAAACAGGCACAGGCTGCAATTGCTGATGAAGCAAAGAGATGCGGCATGTATTTCGTAAACGAAAGATGGCTTGGCGGAATGCTTACAAACCACAAAACAATTGCTGGAAGAATTAAGAGATTATATGAAATTCAGGAAATGGAAACTAATGGAACTTTTGAAAAGCTTTCAAAGAAGGAAGTTGGTAAGCTTAAGCTTGAATTAGAAAAACTTGAAAAGTTCTTAGGCGGTATCAAGGAAATGAAGGGGATGCCTGGCGCATTATTCATCGTTGACCCTAAGAAGGAAAGAATTGCAGTTAAAGAAGCAAGAATTCTTGGAATTCCTATCATCGGTATTGTAGATACAAACTGCGATCCAGACGATGTTGACTATATTATCCCTGCAAATGATGATGCTATCAGAGCTGTAAAGCTGATCGCAGGAAGAATGGCAGATGCTATTATTGAAGCTAACCAGGGCGAAAGCTTTGATGAAGGCGTAGCAGCTGTTGAAGAAGAAACAGCTCCAACTTCTATTGAAGAAGTAGTTGCTGCAGAAGAAGCATAAAAGATTAATTTGAATTGTGAATTGGATTCGTGCAGTTTTTTCTGCACGAATCTGTCAGATTTGAGGAGGAAATACAGATGGCTGTAACAGCACAGATGGTAAAAGAACTGCGTGAAATGACAGGCGCAGGAATGATGGATTGCAAGAAGGTTTTAGTAGAAGCTGATGGAGATATGGATAAGGCAGTAGACCTTTTAAGAGAAAAGGGACTTGCTAAAGCTGCTAAAAAGGCTGGCAGAGTTGCTGCAGAAGGTCTTGTAAAGTTTGCTTTTTCAGGAGATGCAAAAAAAGCTGCTATTATTGAAGTAAATTCAGAAACAGATTTTGTTGCGAAGAATGATGAGTTTGTTGAATTCGTATCAAAATTAGCTGATATGGCATTAGAAACTGCGGATGATTCACTGGAAAACTTTATGGCTCTTTCCTATGACAATGAAGGCACTGTTCAGGATGCCCTTAACAATAAGATAGCTAAAATCGGTGAAAATATGAACGTTAGAAGATTTCACAAGATGGAAGCTCCAGGATGTGTTTATGTTGGATACAGTCATGGCGGCGGCAAGATTGGTGTAGTAGTAGGTCTTGAGACAGAAGCTTCCGCAGAAGAAGTTGCTGTTGTTGGTAAAGACGTAGCTATGCAGGTTGCATCCATGAATCCTCAGTTTGTTGATGAAACTGCTATCAGTGAAGAACATCTTGAACATGAAAAAAATATTTTAGTTCAGCAGGCTCTTGCAGAAGGAAAACCAGCAGACATCGTAGACAAGATGGTAATGGGAAGACTGAAGAAGGAACTTAAAGAAACTTGTCTTGTGGAACAGAAATTCGTTAAGAACGGAGATCTTTCTGTAAAGCAGTATGTTGATGAAGTTGCAAAACAAATTGGTAAATCAATCAAGGTTGTTTCAATGGTAAGATTTGAAGTTGGCGAAGGCATCGAAAAGAAAGAAGAAGACTTTGCTGCAGAAGTTGCAGCACAACTTGGTAACTAATTAAATCAATTAAACAACGATATGAATATTAAAGGCTGCCGGGAATTTCCCGGCAGCCTTTTTGTGCATTGTATAGTTGTAGATTTTATAATAAAATTAAGAAAAGCAGCCAGCAAAAAATAACTTAAAGAACGTAATATGCTTTATCTTAATAAAAATATTGTTTACAAATATATCCACAGGGTAGATATTAATAGTAAAAACAAGAAAGGTCGTAAAAGAAAATGAAGCTGAGTTTTAATGATATGTTATATGCTTTTTCTTATGCTTTAGATTGTGTAGAACATGAAATGCTGGGCGTTACTACGAACCATGGTAAACGTGTGGCATATTTATGTATTTTAATGGGGAA carries:
- a CDS encoding RluA family pseudouridine synthase, translating into MCEENSFEIIINETLEGTRIDLALSLAYKEKSRSFFQKLLESGNVEINGQINDSKKYKVKSGDVIRAIIPEPRLLTVEPENIPLDIFYEDQDVLVVNKPKGMVVHPANGNESGTLVNAVMYHCGDSLSSINGVIRPGIVHRIDKDTSGLLMIAKNDRAHNCLAEQLAEHSITRAYRAIVYHNFSEDEGMVNKPIGRDPHDRLRQAVTDINSKRAVTHYRVLERFGAFTLIEARLETGRTHQIRVHMAYIKHPLLGDMVYGPRKKVLGVDTQMLHAKILGFKHPTTGEYMEFESPLPEEFETVLRKLRKE
- a CDS encoding cell division protein SepF, which gives rise to MGLFGMFKDLVGIEDVDDDIQEEEIQAAAAELERKSVETRNSFTTPRPEIREPKVVPMQSKPMTANTVPFKMVVIEPKGFDECPKLVDNLKAKKPIIINLEKIESDTARKIFDFLSGATYAVNGNVQKIANNIFVFAPENVDISANVDHKGIDFSGNVKSPWR
- a CDS encoding Rqc2 family fibronectin-binding protein translates to MAFDGIAVHAVTHELNKKLSGGKLEKVYQPENDELVFHIHSKEGNFKLYLSCNSSNARINLITESVPNPPAPMTFCMLLRKHIQGGRITEITQKDCERIVEIPFETVNELGFNVNKKLIIEIMGKHSNIILVDVESNKIIDSIKRISIDVNRIRQILPGKLYEYPPSQDKIPFSQITLEEIERLCQCTPGKLAKSLLNGIQGISPIIAEQLTQGLEISSEIPYNIEEARQTSKTVYQNLSQLTGNLLNGNLSPVVYLDKNHIPVEFHAIPIMSLEGIYETENFCEISSAIEFFYSHRTSSNRIRQKSTDLEKAVKNNLDKLYLKKQRLSEDLLKAENSEEYRLFGELLTANLHLFNTGDSKVTLINYYNGNEITIPLDKKISPSKNAQNYFKKYGKSKTAIKEKAIQLDETTIDIDYLESISVFIGNADSVEEIEEIRNELVEAGYLKKRKIYGKPAKSKPAPRPYSTSEGFRILVGRNNKENDYLTFKMASSKDVWFHTKDIPGSHVILFTDGREISESAIFEAAAIAAYHSKGKDSENVPVDYVQVKYVKKLAGAKPGMVIFTNNRTVYVNPALPQDQSSFQ
- a CDS encoding flavin reductase family protein; its protein translation is MEKVSFKPGTMLNPVPVVMVSCGADSSQHNIITIAWTGIINSEPPMTYVSVRKSRYSHAIIKETGEFVINLCDEKLAFATDYCGVKSGRDVNKFKEQKLTPVKAEIVNCPMIGESPVNLECKVTQVLELPTHDMFIAEIVKVHADKGIINDKGKIQLEKADLICYNHGEYFGIKRKPIGKFGYSIMKSKTRRRIHKEKLEERKKVKDGKNKKYRS
- a CDS encoding DivIVA domain-containing protein; this encodes MITPLDIQNKEFSKGVRGYKEEEVDSFLDILTIDLEKIIGENAALKEEVKHLGEELEKYRGSETAVVETLEAAKALMRDIAVSSEKRAEILLKNAELDAQLITREAKESVERLTEESANLRNRFVTFKSKYKNLLESELERFDALSNEIFTEFGDLGVRTNPSQKNSVQEAKNENAEHSTKIISEIESGVDDLKKTMINLRVGDGAH
- a CDS encoding YggT family protein gives rise to the protein MKFLLINAVGWFCDILIFLLLARAVLSWFVMGQYNNLYRVYEIICNITEPIVAPCRRLSMRLNTGMLDLSVFFAFFLVSIVRKIIITILIIIM
- a CDS encoding YggS family pyridoxal phosphate-dependent enzyme, with the translated sequence MSIKENIREINEIKNEAAAKAGRNGDDILLVAVTKTRPYEDLNEAIDAGITDIGENKVQEIMDKYDFVKPVRWHLIGHLQTNKVKYIIDKVSMIHSVDSIKLAEEINKRAAQHNLTMDILIQVNAAQEESKFGITTDETENMIHYILKNCPNINIRGLMCIAPFEDNPEDVRIFFAQVKEQYDRFSKIQHERLDFKYLSMGMSHDFEVAIAEGSNLIRVGTAIFGARNYNKTV
- a CDS encoding stalk domain-containing protein, coding for MKRFLILLMITVLLGTTACMNVYADTKYNQSAAENIVTRIDEYVEPYLGTDTLNNYDNGRAIQCHAFTNYVWRNVFGYDVYSSKCHRTEASNDYDKLGEYINNYARPGDMLRVDGKHSMVITSFDEDTVSGYDWLYNKKERKCTYTWQGVKDWGDGTQKYWLYQIDDSVYNLFEDSGYKVDKLFGPKPGEKMDSSDSGSSKDSDTGQDVQQPDRGDVNRNNYGKIIVQINNPVMTANGTYQNIDSLGTVPVIVNERTLLPVRAIVEAMGGTVGWNNDTRTVSLKYKNTNMEMTIDSTTMKVNGKQVKMDVAPMIINDRTLLPIRYITENMGGRLNGLIPFKP
- a CDS encoding YicC/YloC family endoribonuclease; the encoded protein is MIKSMTGFGRSEYSDGKRNIIVEIKSVNHRYGDINIKMPRRYSFAEDKVKNTVKDIARRGKIDVSIIVENVTEDDTTVKLNSMVARQYYDNLKALQSEFNLSGDITLQFLATLPDVMKSVPDVEDEEEICKSLLVPVKAAAQKLDEMRIVEGSKLAEDLIMRGGLIRDLVKSIEDRSPQVTVAYTEKLRERIKELIGNNVIIPEDRILVEAAIFADKCSITEELVRLDSHTIQLSSIITKSNQPDGKKLDFLVQEMNREANTIGSKANDIEITNLMLEIKSEIEKIREQVQNIE
- the lspA gene encoding signal peptidase II — encoded protein: MYYIVIIAAVMLDQLVKYIIRVNMDLYETIPIINGVFHITYIQNTGAAFSMFSGHTGILALITVIITIGILVYLFKLRRGGHRMLMLSLSLIAAGGLGNIVDRVMLKYVVDFFDLRIWPIFNLADVYVCCGCGLLVIYIFFIEPKLNAQRDI